One region of Myxocyprinus asiaticus isolate MX2 ecotype Aquarium Trade chromosome 38, UBuf_Myxa_2, whole genome shotgun sequence genomic DNA includes:
- the jak2a gene encoding tyrosine-protein kinase JAK2a isoform X2, with translation MALTAFVTMETSSCVNVSHVNSDTASEKQTCSAALLVHLYNCRDDTSVLTYPPGEYIAEEICISAAKECGVSPMYCSLFGLMRERDRVWCPPNHIFKIQPSTNEALLFRIRFYFPGWYGSGSDCARRYGVTKSSEAPVLDDITMAYLFAQWRCDFLSGAVSVPVSLEFQEECLGLAVLDMMRLAKEKSRSPVDICNHNSYKDFLPQNMRAHIQKQHFVTRKRIRFRFRKFIEQFGACRAAPSDLKLKYVVSLETLQSAFYTERFHVNEPSAGNVTIIVSGNHGIRWSRGKEASDGEDLQVYCDFSDVIDISIKQGTKDGSIENRIVSINRQDSQTLELEFHSLSEALSFVSLIDGYYRLTTDAHHYLCKEVAPPRLLEAIHINCHGPVSTEFAISRLRHCENQRGVYILRCSPKDYDKYFLSFAIECEGQLQFKHCLIIRSQSGEFVLNGAKCSFGSLSELLQRYQKEALRSDTHVFQFSCCCPPRSKDKSNLLVCRNNQTSDASLAPSVFKHINQMIFHKIRKEDLQISFFESASMMSQLSHKHLLFNYGICVCADEHIMVQEYVRFGSLDTYLRRNRNSINITWKLEVAKQLAWALHHLEEKNMIHGNVCARNVLVTREEDRKTGTPPFIKLSDPGISITVQHREFLVERIPWVPPECVRDSKNLSLATDKWSFGTTLWEIYCGGEHPLAAYDCSKKLLFYEDKHQLPAPKWTELANVINSCMDYEPLHRPSFRALIRDLNSLYTPDYELLVESEMVPNRNRALGFSGAFENQEPGQFEARHLIFLQLLGKGNFGSVEKCRYDPLQDNTGEVVAVKKLQHSNAEHLRDFEREIEILRSLQHENIVKYKGVCYTAGHKNLRLIMEYLPFGSLRDYLSKNKERFDHTKLLLYACQICKGMDYLASKRYVHRDLATRNILVESEFRVKIGDFGLTKVLPQDKEYYTVREPGESPIFWYAPESLTESKFSISSDVWSFGVVLYELFTYSDKNCSPPTVFMYQMGEDKQGQMIVYHLIDLLKRNYRLPPPDECPAEIHALMSECWATEPSERPTFKTLAQRIDTIQDRNNGCYDHQHACSRASPIRSTNIQKNTNIC, from the exons gtGTGAGTCCCATGTACTGCAGTCTGTTTGgactgatgagagagagagaccgtgTCTGGTGTCCGCCCAATCACATCTTCAAGATTCAACCATCCACCAATGAGGCGCTTCTGTTCAGAATCAG GTTTTATTTTCCAGGCTGGTATGGGAGTGGGTCAGACTGTGCCCGCAGGTACGGGGTAACCAAGAGTTCAGAGGCACCTGTGCTCGATGACATCACAATGGCTTACCTGTTTGCACAG tgGCGGTGTGATTTTCTGAGCGGTGCTGTGAGTGTTCCAGTCAGTCTGGAGTTTCAGGAAGAGTGTCTTGGATTGGCTGTTCTTGATATGATGCGACTGGCCAAAGAGAAAAGCAGGTCACCTGTTGACATCTGCAACCACAACAG TTATAAGGATTTCCTCCCTCAAAACATGCGTGCTCACATTCAGAAGCAGCACTTTGTGACCCGGAAGAGGATCCGTTTCCGCTTCAGGAAGTTCATCGAGCAGTTTGGTGCCTGTCGAGCCGCACCATCAGACCTGAAGCTCAAATATGTGGTCAGTCTAGAGACGCTGCAGTCCGCTTTCTACACCGAACGATTCCACGTCAACGAACCGTCTGCAGGAAATGTCACCATCATCGTCAGTGGCAACCACGGCATCCGATGGTCCCGAGGGAAAGAGGCGAGCGATGGAGAG GATCTGCAGGTTTACTGTGATTTCTCTGATGTCATTGATATCAGTATAAAGCAGGGCACTAAAGACGGATCAATTGAGAACCGAATTGTCTCCATAAACAGACAAGACAGTCAAACACtg gAGTTAGAGTTTCATTCTCTGTCAGAAGCGTTGTCGTTCGTCTCTTTGATTGACGGCTACTACAGACTCACTACAGATGCACATCATTATCTGTGTAAGGAGGTGGCACCACCTAGACTGCTGGAGGCCATTCACATCAACTGTCACGGTCCAGTGTC GACGGAGTTTGCCATCAGCCGTTTGCGGCATTGTGAAAATCAGCGAGGCGTTTATATCTTGCGCTGCAGCCCTAAAGATTACGACAAATACTTCCTGTCATTCGCCATTGAG TGTGAAGGTCAGCTGCAGTTCAAACACTGTCTGATCATTCGCTCTCAGTCGGGTGAGTTTGTGCTCAATGGAGCTAAATGCAGTTTTGGGAGTTTGAGTGAATTACTGCAGCGTTACCAGAAGGAGGCGCTCCGCTCCGACACACACGTGTTCCAGTTCAGCTGCTGCTGTCCACCGCGGAGCAAAG ataaaTCAAATCTTCTGGTGTGCAGGAATAATCAAACATCAGACGCGAGTCTCGCACCATCTGTATTTAAACACATCAATCAAATGATCTTCCACAAGATCCGTAAAGAAGATCTACAGATT tcGTTCTTTGAATCGGCGAGCATGATGAGTCAGTTATCACATAAGCACCTGCTGTTCAATTATGgcatctgtgtgtgtgctgaTGAAC ACATCATGGTGCAGGAGTATGTGCGCTTTGGTTCTTTGGACACGTACCTGAGACGAAACCGCAACTCCATCAACATCACGTGGAAGTTGGAGGTGGCCAAACAGCTGGCGTGGGCGCTCCATCACCTG GAGGAAAAAAACATGATACACGGAAACGTTTGTGCCAGGAACGTTCTGGTGACCCGAGAAGAAGATCGAAAGACCGGAACGCCCCCGTTCATAAAACTCAGTGACCCGGGCATCAGTATCACTGTCCAACACAGAGAAT TTCTGGTTGAACGGATCCCGTGGGTTCCGCCGGAGTGTGTGAGAGACAGTAAGAACTTGAGTTTGGCAACAGATAAGTGGAGTTTTGGAACCACGCTGTGGGAAATTTACTGTGGTGGAGAACATCCACTTGCGGCATACGACTGCTCAAAG AAACTGTTGTTTTATGAAGACAAACATCAGCTTCCAGCTCCTAAATGGACAGAACTGGCTAATGTGATAAACAGCTGTATGGATTATGAGCCGCTACACCGACCGTCATTCAGAGCGCTTATTAGAGACCTCAACAGTCTCTATACACCAG aCTATGAGTTGTTGGTGGAGAGTGAGATGGTTCCAAACAGGAATCGAGCTTTGGGTTTTTCTGGAGCATTTGAGAATCAAGAACCAGGTCAGTTTGAGGCCAGACATCTGATTTTCCTCCAGCTACTGGGAAAG GGTAATTTTGGTAGTGTGGAGAAATGTCGTTACGACCCGTTGCAGGATAACACCGGTGAGGTTGTTGCAGTGAAGAAGCTGCAGCACAGCAACGCTGAACACCTGCGAGACTTTGAGCGAGAGATCGAGATTCTGCGATCGCTGCAGCATGAGAACATTGTCAAATATAAGGGCGTTTGTTACACTGCAG gTCATAAGAACTTGCGGCTGATCATGGAATATTTGCCATTCGGTAGTTTGCGAGATTATCTTTCCAAAAATAAAGAGCGATTTGACCACACGAAACTACTGCTGTATGCCTGTCAGATCTGTAAG GGAATGGACTATCTTGCATCCAAGCGTTACGTCCACAGAGACTTGGCCACACGAAACATTCTAGTGGAGAGTGAATTTCGGGTGAAAATCGGAGACTTTGGGTTGACGAAAGTTCTTCCTCAGGATAAAGAATATTATACCGTTCGTGAACCGGGTGAAAGCCCCATATTCTG GTACGCTCCAGAGTCTCTTACGGAGAGTAAGTTCAGCATCTCTTCAGATGTCTGGAGTTTTGGAGTTGTTCTGTACGAACTTTTTACATACAGCGACAAAAACTGCAGCCCTCCAACT gtGTTTATGtatcaaatgggggaggataaaCAGGGTCAGATGATTGTTTATCACTTGATCGATCTGCTCAAACGAAACTATCGTCTGCCACCTCCAGACGAGTGTCCTGCTGAG ATTCATGCGTTGATGTCAGAATGTTGGGCGACAGAGCCGAGCGAGCGGCCCACGTTCAAAACTCTCGCTCAGAGAATCGACACGATCCAGGACCGCAACAACGGATGCTATGATCATCAACACGCCTGCAGCAGAGCGTCTCCGATCAGAAGCACCAACATTCAAAAGAACACCAACATCTGCTGA
- the jak2a gene encoding tyrosine-protein kinase JAK2a isoform X1 has translation MALTAFVTMETSSCVNVSHVNSDTASEKQTCSAALLVHLYNCRDDTSVLTYPPGEYIAEEICISAAKECGVSPMYCSLFGLMRERDRVWCPPNHIFKIQPSTNEALLFRIRFYFPGWYGSGSDCARRYGVTKSSEAPVLDDITMAYLFAQWRCDFLSGAVSVPVSLEFQEECLGLAVLDMMRLAKEKSRSPVDICNHNSYKDFLPQNMRAHIQKQHFVTRKRIRFRFRKFIEQFGACRAAPSDLKLKYVVSLETLQSAFYTERFHVNEPSAGNVTIIVSGNHGIRWSRGKEASDGEDLQVYCDFSDVIDISIKQGTKDGSIENRIVSINRQDSQTLELEFHSLSEALSFVSLIDGYYRLTTDAHHYLCKEVAPPRLLEAIHINCHGPVSTEFAISRLRHCENQRGVYILRCSPKDYDKYFLSFAIECEGQLQFKHCLIIRSQSGEFVLNGAKCSFGSLSELLQRYQKEALRSDTHVFQFSCCCPPRSKDKSNLLVCRNNQTSDASLAPSVFKHINQMIFHKIRKEDLQIMENLGQGTFTQVFRGVRREVGDYREIHKMDVVLKILDKSQHNYTESFFESASMMSQLSHKHLLFNYGICVCADEHIMVQEYVRFGSLDTYLRRNRNSINITWKLEVAKQLAWALHHLEEKNMIHGNVCARNVLVTREEDRKTGTPPFIKLSDPGISITVQHREFLVERIPWVPPECVRDSKNLSLATDKWSFGTTLWEIYCGGEHPLAAYDCSKKLLFYEDKHQLPAPKWTELANVINSCMDYEPLHRPSFRALIRDLNSLYTPDYELLVESEMVPNRNRALGFSGAFENQEPGQFEARHLIFLQLLGKGNFGSVEKCRYDPLQDNTGEVVAVKKLQHSNAEHLRDFEREIEILRSLQHENIVKYKGVCYTAGHKNLRLIMEYLPFGSLRDYLSKNKERFDHTKLLLYACQICKGMDYLASKRYVHRDLATRNILVESEFRVKIGDFGLTKVLPQDKEYYTVREPGESPIFWYAPESLTESKFSISSDVWSFGVVLYELFTYSDKNCSPPTVFMYQMGEDKQGQMIVYHLIDLLKRNYRLPPPDECPAEIHALMSECWATEPSERPTFKTLAQRIDTIQDRNNGCYDHQHACSRASPIRSTNIQKNTNIC, from the exons gtGTGAGTCCCATGTACTGCAGTCTGTTTGgactgatgagagagagagaccgtgTCTGGTGTCCGCCCAATCACATCTTCAAGATTCAACCATCCACCAATGAGGCGCTTCTGTTCAGAATCAG GTTTTATTTTCCAGGCTGGTATGGGAGTGGGTCAGACTGTGCCCGCAGGTACGGGGTAACCAAGAGTTCAGAGGCACCTGTGCTCGATGACATCACAATGGCTTACCTGTTTGCACAG tgGCGGTGTGATTTTCTGAGCGGTGCTGTGAGTGTTCCAGTCAGTCTGGAGTTTCAGGAAGAGTGTCTTGGATTGGCTGTTCTTGATATGATGCGACTGGCCAAAGAGAAAAGCAGGTCACCTGTTGACATCTGCAACCACAACAG TTATAAGGATTTCCTCCCTCAAAACATGCGTGCTCACATTCAGAAGCAGCACTTTGTGACCCGGAAGAGGATCCGTTTCCGCTTCAGGAAGTTCATCGAGCAGTTTGGTGCCTGTCGAGCCGCACCATCAGACCTGAAGCTCAAATATGTGGTCAGTCTAGAGACGCTGCAGTCCGCTTTCTACACCGAACGATTCCACGTCAACGAACCGTCTGCAGGAAATGTCACCATCATCGTCAGTGGCAACCACGGCATCCGATGGTCCCGAGGGAAAGAGGCGAGCGATGGAGAG GATCTGCAGGTTTACTGTGATTTCTCTGATGTCATTGATATCAGTATAAAGCAGGGCACTAAAGACGGATCAATTGAGAACCGAATTGTCTCCATAAACAGACAAGACAGTCAAACACtg gAGTTAGAGTTTCATTCTCTGTCAGAAGCGTTGTCGTTCGTCTCTTTGATTGACGGCTACTACAGACTCACTACAGATGCACATCATTATCTGTGTAAGGAGGTGGCACCACCTAGACTGCTGGAGGCCATTCACATCAACTGTCACGGTCCAGTGTC GACGGAGTTTGCCATCAGCCGTTTGCGGCATTGTGAAAATCAGCGAGGCGTTTATATCTTGCGCTGCAGCCCTAAAGATTACGACAAATACTTCCTGTCATTCGCCATTGAG TGTGAAGGTCAGCTGCAGTTCAAACACTGTCTGATCATTCGCTCTCAGTCGGGTGAGTTTGTGCTCAATGGAGCTAAATGCAGTTTTGGGAGTTTGAGTGAATTACTGCAGCGTTACCAGAAGGAGGCGCTCCGCTCCGACACACACGTGTTCCAGTTCAGCTGCTGCTGTCCACCGCGGAGCAAAG ataaaTCAAATCTTCTGGTGTGCAGGAATAATCAAACATCAGACGCGAGTCTCGCACCATCTGTATTTAAACACATCAATCAAATGATCTTCCACAAGATCCGTAAAGAAGATCTACAGATT ATGGAGAATTTGGGTCAGGGAACGTTCACTCAAGTGTTTCGTGGCGTTCGGAGAGAAGTGGGAGATTACAGAGAAATCCACAAGATGGACGTTGTGTTGAAAATTCTGGATAAAAGCCAGCACAACTACACAGAG tcGTTCTTTGAATCGGCGAGCATGATGAGTCAGTTATCACATAAGCACCTGCTGTTCAATTATGgcatctgtgtgtgtgctgaTGAAC ACATCATGGTGCAGGAGTATGTGCGCTTTGGTTCTTTGGACACGTACCTGAGACGAAACCGCAACTCCATCAACATCACGTGGAAGTTGGAGGTGGCCAAACAGCTGGCGTGGGCGCTCCATCACCTG GAGGAAAAAAACATGATACACGGAAACGTTTGTGCCAGGAACGTTCTGGTGACCCGAGAAGAAGATCGAAAGACCGGAACGCCCCCGTTCATAAAACTCAGTGACCCGGGCATCAGTATCACTGTCCAACACAGAGAAT TTCTGGTTGAACGGATCCCGTGGGTTCCGCCGGAGTGTGTGAGAGACAGTAAGAACTTGAGTTTGGCAACAGATAAGTGGAGTTTTGGAACCACGCTGTGGGAAATTTACTGTGGTGGAGAACATCCACTTGCGGCATACGACTGCTCAAAG AAACTGTTGTTTTATGAAGACAAACATCAGCTTCCAGCTCCTAAATGGACAGAACTGGCTAATGTGATAAACAGCTGTATGGATTATGAGCCGCTACACCGACCGTCATTCAGAGCGCTTATTAGAGACCTCAACAGTCTCTATACACCAG aCTATGAGTTGTTGGTGGAGAGTGAGATGGTTCCAAACAGGAATCGAGCTTTGGGTTTTTCTGGAGCATTTGAGAATCAAGAACCAGGTCAGTTTGAGGCCAGACATCTGATTTTCCTCCAGCTACTGGGAAAG GGTAATTTTGGTAGTGTGGAGAAATGTCGTTACGACCCGTTGCAGGATAACACCGGTGAGGTTGTTGCAGTGAAGAAGCTGCAGCACAGCAACGCTGAACACCTGCGAGACTTTGAGCGAGAGATCGAGATTCTGCGATCGCTGCAGCATGAGAACATTGTCAAATATAAGGGCGTTTGTTACACTGCAG gTCATAAGAACTTGCGGCTGATCATGGAATATTTGCCATTCGGTAGTTTGCGAGATTATCTTTCCAAAAATAAAGAGCGATTTGACCACACGAAACTACTGCTGTATGCCTGTCAGATCTGTAAG GGAATGGACTATCTTGCATCCAAGCGTTACGTCCACAGAGACTTGGCCACACGAAACATTCTAGTGGAGAGTGAATTTCGGGTGAAAATCGGAGACTTTGGGTTGACGAAAGTTCTTCCTCAGGATAAAGAATATTATACCGTTCGTGAACCGGGTGAAAGCCCCATATTCTG GTACGCTCCAGAGTCTCTTACGGAGAGTAAGTTCAGCATCTCTTCAGATGTCTGGAGTTTTGGAGTTGTTCTGTACGAACTTTTTACATACAGCGACAAAAACTGCAGCCCTCCAACT gtGTTTATGtatcaaatgggggaggataaaCAGGGTCAGATGATTGTTTATCACTTGATCGATCTGCTCAAACGAAACTATCGTCTGCCACCTCCAGACGAGTGTCCTGCTGAG ATTCATGCGTTGATGTCAGAATGTTGGGCGACAGAGCCGAGCGAGCGGCCCACGTTCAAAACTCTCGCTCAGAGAATCGACACGATCCAGGACCGCAACAACGGATGCTATGATCATCAACACGCCTGCAGCAGAGCGTCTCCGATCAGAAGCACCAACATTCAAAAGAACACCAACATCTGCTGA